The following are from one region of the Mustela lutreola isolate mMusLut2 chromosome 7, mMusLut2.pri, whole genome shotgun sequence genome:
- the ISCA2 gene encoding iron-sulfur cluster assembly 2 homolog, mitochondrial isoform X2, producing MAAVRGLSLTAAALRAVTPWARGRLLAASRGPQARREASSSSAEAGEGQIHLTASCVQRLLEITEGSEFLRLEVEGGGCSGFQYKFSLDTVINPDDRVFEQGGARVVVDSDSLAFVKGAQVDFSQELIRSSFQVLNNPQAQQGCSCGSSFSIKL from the exons ATGGCTGCCGTCCGCGGGCTGTCCCTAACGGCCGCGGCGCTGAGAGCGGTCACTCCCTGGGCAAGGGGCAG GCTCCTCGCGGCCTCTCGAGGACCTCAGGCTCGTCGGGAAGCGTCGTCCTCCAGCGCCGAGGCCGGCGAAGGGCAGATCCACCTCACCGCCAGCTGCGTCCAG AGACTTCTGGAAATCACCGAAGGGTCGGAATTCCTAAggctggaggtggagggaggtggATGCTCTGGATTCCAATACAAATTTTCCCTGGATACAGTTATCAACCCCGACGACAG GGTGTTTGAACAGGGCGGGGCGAGAGTGGTGGTTGACTCTGATAGCTTGGCCTTCGTGAAAGGGGCCCAGGTGGACTTCAGCCAAGAACTGATCCGAAGCTCATTTCAAGTGTTGAACAATCCTCAAGCTCAGCAAGGCTGCTCCTGTGGCTCATCCTTCTCTATCAAACTTTGA
- the ISCA2 gene encoding iron-sulfur cluster assembly 2 homolog, mitochondrial isoform X1 yields the protein MAAVRGLSLTAAALRAVTPWARGSRLLAASRGPQARREASSSSAEAGEGQIHLTASCVQRLLEITEGSEFLRLEVEGGGCSGFQYKFSLDTVINPDDRVFEQGGARVVVDSDSLAFVKGAQVDFSQELIRSSFQVLNNPQAQQGCSCGSSFSIKL from the exons ATGGCTGCCGTCCGCGGGCTGTCCCTAACGGCCGCGGCGCTGAGAGCGGTCACTCCCTGGGCAAGGGGCAG CAGGCTCCTCGCGGCCTCTCGAGGACCTCAGGCTCGTCGGGAAGCGTCGTCCTCCAGCGCCGAGGCCGGCGAAGGGCAGATCCACCTCACCGCCAGCTGCGTCCAG AGACTTCTGGAAATCACCGAAGGGTCGGAATTCCTAAggctggaggtggagggaggtggATGCTCTGGATTCCAATACAAATTTTCCCTGGATACAGTTATCAACCCCGACGACAG GGTGTTTGAACAGGGCGGGGCGAGAGTGGTGGTTGACTCTGATAGCTTGGCCTTCGTGAAAGGGGCCCAGGTGGACTTCAGCCAAGAACTGATCCGAAGCTCATTTCAAGTGTTGAACAATCCTCAAGCTCAGCAAGGCTGCTCCTGTGGCTCATCCTTCTCTATCAAACTTTGA
- the NPC2 gene encoding NPC intracellular cholesterol transporter 2 translates to MRFLVAAFLLLALGASALAEPVHFKDCGSGVGVIKELNVNPCPTQPCKLHKGQSYSVNVTFTSNILSQSSKAVVHGIVLGVPVPFPIPEPDGCKSGINCPIQKDKTYSYLNKLPVKNEYPSIKLVVQWELLGDKGQHLFCWEIPVQIEG, encoded by the exons ATGCGTTTCTTGGTCGCCGCGTTCCTGCTCCTGGCGCTCGGCGCCTCCGCCCTGGCGGAGCCGGTGCATTTCAAGGACTGCG GTTCTGGGGTTGGCGTTATAAAGGAACTGAATGTGAACCCATGCCCCACCCAGCCCTGCAAACTGCACAAAGGCCAGTCTTACAGTGTCAATGTCACCTTCACCAGTA ATATTCTGTCTCAAAGTAGCAAAGCTGTGGTGCATGGCATCGTGTTGGGCGTCCCAGTTCCCTTTCCCATTCCTGAGCCTGATGGTTGTAAGAGTGGAATCAACTGCCCCATCCAAAAAGACAAGACCTACAGCTACCTGAATAAACTGCCCGTGAAGAATGAGTACCCCTCC atcAAACTGGTGGTGCAGTGGGAGCTCCTGGGCGACAAAGGCCAGCACCTCTTCTGCTGGGAAATCCCAGTGCAGATCGAAGGCTAG